In Aspergillus nidulans FGSC A4 chromosome II, the genomic stretch ATTTTATTCTGACGGCTTCAGGGGTTGTCTGATATGCGAGGATTATCTGTATATTCATCAAGAATGCAATCAAGAACAGAACTCGCGTGCGTCCTACCACTAGGGTGAGTACGGAATTTACCCGGATGCCTACAAGGTTCGTAGTAATTGAGGCTaaagaggatgagggcaaATCATGCTGCGAGAGGATGGGTGAAGTTGTTGGCATTAAGGGCTCAAAGGTAGTTCACTGCTCCTTGTATACCTCTCCATACTAAAGGAAGTCCAAGCCTAGGAAGGTGGTTCCCTAGATTAGCCAGCCAGTGATCTAAAATGAGTATAGACTTCCAACAAGATCATAGGTACAGAAGCTGCAATGCACCTTAAGGATATCTTGGATCTGCTTATTATCAAGCAGCTGTCCTTTTTTGCTGAAAATAGGGTTCTGTAAGAATAGGAATACTACTATACTGAAATTATTTGTGATCAGCGCTGTTTATTGTTGGCTCAGGTACCTACTAGCTGGCCCCGGTGAGGCTATGTAACTGGGTAGAATACCGGTATTATGGAATGTGAGTGGCTCATCTTTGGGAGGGGAGTTAATATAACCTTtagaaggagaagagctgctATCAAGCTCAGGTAGTTGATCTACAGTAACCATGGTCTGGGCGGCATTAGACATGTCTAGAAGGATGTCAATCTCTTGGCCTGTGTTGGTTTCTAATATATGCTTTATATCTGTTAGGTGCTCAGCTACTGTGTGTATAGGGTATTTCAGAGAAAATGCTGCTTGTAGATTGCTTGTCAGCAGCACAGGATCTgtgggaaggaggagaggtaCAGCGTCCATGTTAGAATATCCTATTACAGATCCATGGTCAGAGAGGATAAACTTGGTAAGCAGGAGTAGGGCAAAAAAGTGTCTACCAGGAATATCATGCTCAAAAAGCTCCTTTTCTACTACAAAGCTTCTTACATACTCAAGAGCTGTGAGCCTTCTATAAATATCAGCCACCTGAAACCTCTCTAGATATCTTAACATCTTAAAATAAATACCAAGCTCTTCAGCCAACTAGAATACAGTAAGGATCATCTAAGTGTACGGGCATCCATGCTATCAGACTTACCTGGCCAAAGGCATCCTGATCTAAAACAACTCTACTCTTATCAGGGCCAGGCCCCTAGGATACAGAATAAGTTACCGCAGAAGACCCAGGAAAAGCGAATACACTACTAGCTTGAACAAGATCTAATATTCATTCACACAACCAGACCTGGGTATTGGGGGACTGCTAGCTTCCCCAGTCCAGAAACTAGACTACTGAatagctcctccagcctcaagCCGCCACATCAGATTGTCCCTTTGAAAGATAATCAGCCGACCAAGTAGTCGTAATCTCTTGCCAAAACCACGCATAAACTGGGCTGTGTGAGAATAGGTTATAAAGGTAAAAATATTATTGATCCTTACATCAAAATACGCTGTATAATCTAAAGTGGTGACGGTCTTCTGATCGGGCTTCTTTACGAAAAATCTGCTAATGAAGAAAAGGGTACAGTGACAATTACCTGGACGCCGACCGCAAGAATATCCATTTAGGACGATCCGCCCACAATAATGATTGACAACAAGAGTGATGGAATAGAGGAAGGTAGAGAGAGGAAGTGCTGGGGGTCAAGGAAAAGAGGTTTGGTTGGCAATAGGTAAGGACATGGGATGGGAGAACGCCCAATGGCAGAATAAATAGGAGCATGGTGGAAAGAGCGAGAAACTGATTAGTATTTATAGGCAAGAGGTGCGACAGTCAGTATGAGGGTTGTATACATGGTCAAAATGATCAAAATGGTTGAACAAGAGATGGTTTCCTGACGGGTGGGACTGATGGCTACGGCCTTTGAACAAGGGAATCCTTTGAACAAAGGACTTGAGTCTAGGCTGGTTTATTATTGCTCTTACAGATCCACCCAAGTTCTACTTCTCTCTACATATACTATCTCGCGACACTTTTTGGGATTGCAAAACCAAGCCCTCAACCTATCTGTGATAAAATAATTCTTATTAACTAGGACAAAGTTTAGGAGAGTGAACAATGGTAATCTAAAGTACTGCTTTCCAAAACAATCCGGcatctcttctccatgtctGACAATACTCTCAGTCTGCGCACGGCTGGTACTCCAGTTCAAAAAGGTTCATGCCCTGATAAAGGTGTCTCCGTACTGTCTTCTGTATGTGATCTCGCACTCCGTCGGCTGCGGACACTAGACAGGAATTTCAGCGCGTGGTCCATGAGGGTGTTGGGACGACTCACCCACCACCAATGTCTTGCCTTGCTTGTCCCGGATGTTAGGCAGCCTCTCAATCTGGTCGCCAGACGCCTCGACGAATACAATATTCTGATAATATGGTGGCCCCTGGTAAAGACAGACCCAATCATGTTCGCCAAAAGGAAATCAGTTTGTCTCGAGGCCGTCCCTAACGTAGATCGAGATATGGAGAATCTAAAACCATGGTTGTGGTCAGCACCAGGTGGGCCCCTGGATGAAATTTGGTACGAACATAGCCATTATCCATGATGTCGTCTTTCAGGAGGTTATTCAGCAGGGCCAGGGCTGCGGCCATCTCGCCAACAGACTTTACTTCCCATACCAAATGGAGTTGGAGGACCTGGACGGTGCAGGTATTATAACTATATATCATTTTCTTAAGGTATGGAATCGCCGCTGCGATCCCAAATCCACTGGTGACCACTAAGATGCTTTCATAATGACTGACATCGTCAATCATTCCATGGGGGCTGGTGAACAAGGCTAGGAAGGAAACCGAGCTTTCATTCGCCGTGGGCGCGTAGCGAACAAGGTCAGCGG encodes the following:
- a CDS encoding uncharacterized protein (transcript_id=CADANIAT00004000), with protein sequence MELMQKYVKDDGVVGLDNFDHWWTSSAAIEFLSATTSVSSVEDLKKAPGDLISLAWFTLISGTVVETKKQGTPLSSALQSILHPLLARNSQPAAGSIIEAKEDEGKSCCERMGEVVGIKGSKTSNKIIGTEAAMHLKDILDLLIIKQLSFFAENRVLYLLAGPGYFRENAACRLLVSSTGSVGRRRGTASMLEYPITDPWSERINLIS